A region from the Inhella inkyongensis genome encodes:
- a CDS encoding DUF4149 domain-containing protein yields the protein MRGLLAALWAGQLLTVALLAAPNAFAVLARPEAAAYVQRLFALDAKISLGLGLLMVLMEQRLQRWAHPERVYFSAGLLLPALTIGLTVLGHEVLVPQMAAARVAGEGFAWLHGLSMAAFAGKTLAVLTLAWRQR from the coding sequence TTGCGCGGGCTGTTGGCGGCGCTGTGGGCCGGCCAACTGCTGACCGTGGCCCTCTTGGCCGCGCCCAATGCCTTTGCCGTTCTGGCGCGCCCTGAGGCGGCTGCTTATGTGCAGCGGCTGTTCGCTCTGGACGCGAAGATTAGCTTGGGGCTGGGGCTCTTGATGGTGTTGATGGAGCAGCGCCTGCAGCGTTGGGCGCACCCGGAGCGGGTCTATTTCAGTGCGGGTCTGTTGCTGCCGGCCCTGACCATTGGCTTGACCGTGCTCGGACACGAAGTGTTGGTGCCGCAGATGGCTGCAGCCCGGGTGGCCGGCGAGGGCTTTGCCTGGCTGCATGGGCTCTCCATGGCCGCCTTCGCCGGTAAAACGCTGGCCGTGCTAACGCTGGCTTGGCGCCAGCGCTAG
- a CDS encoding YhbY family RNA-binding protein yields MTALILNSAQRRDLRAQAHHLVPVVMIGGDGLTPAVTKEADAALNAHGLIKVRAAIDDRAAREAAYVQLCDALDCAPVQHIGKLFIVWRPIPEKVKTIDENAKPAPRIVKVVKASKNKHQRPQVKKLRVLGNERVTAGGIVKRAKPRQSGKKSG; encoded by the coding sequence ATGACTGCATTGATTCTGAACAGCGCGCAACGGCGCGATCTGCGGGCCCAGGCCCACCATCTTGTGCCCGTGGTGATGATTGGCGGCGATGGCCTCACCCCTGCGGTGACCAAGGAGGCCGACGCCGCGCTCAACGCCCATGGCTTGATCAAGGTGCGCGCGGCCATCGACGACCGCGCTGCGCGCGAAGCCGCCTATGTGCAGCTGTGCGATGCCTTGGATTGCGCACCGGTGCAGCACATCGGCAAGCTCTTCATCGTCTGGCGGCCGATCCCTGAAAAGGTCAAGACCATCGACGAGAACGCCAAGCCGGCGCCACGCATCGTCAAAGTGGTCAAAGCCTCCAAGAACAAGCACCAGCGTCCGCAGGTCAAGAAGCTGCGCGTTCTGGGCAATGAGCGCGTGACTGCGGGCGGCATCGTCAAGCGCGCAAAGCCACGCCAGAGTGGCAAGAAGAGCGGCTGA